DNA sequence from the Nitrospinota bacterium genome:
GTACTCCCCTCAAAAGACGTAGCAAACCCGTCTCCAGCACTTTGCCCATCTAGAATTACGTCAGCATCGGCATCAGAGCGCTTGGTTCCAGTTATACCACCATAGAAAATAAAGGCACTGCCGGAATCACTTTGTGCATTATTATCATCTGCAGGGGCACCAATAATGACATCTCCCTTGCCATCACCATTAAAATCACCTGCTGATGAAACTAATCCACCAAAACGATCGTCATCACTTTGTCCATTTAAAATCACATCTGCATCAGCATCGGCACGTTTAGTTCCAGTAAAACCACCAAAAAAAATGAAGGCACTGCCTGAATTACTTGTAGAATTATTATCATCTAATCTAGCGCCAACAATCACATCGCTCTTGCCGTCACCATTAAAATCTCCAGCTGAGGCCACATCACGCCCAAATTCATCGCCAGCACTTTGTCCATTTAGAATTATATTGGCATCAGCATCGGCACGTTTAGTTCCAGTAATACCACCAAAGAAAATAAAGGCACTGCCCGAATCACTTGCTGAGTTATTGTCATCTTTATGGGCACCAATAATAACATCGTCCTTACCATCATCATTAAAATCTCCAGATGAGGCGACAGAGTGACCAAATTCATCGCCAGCACTTTGTCCATTCAAAATCACATCTGCATCAGCATCAGCACGCTTGGTGCCAGAAATACCACCAAAGAAAATAAACGCACTGCCTGAATTACTTGAAAAATTGTTGTCATCCAAGGGCGCACCGATTATTACGTCGTCCTTACCATCACCATTAAAATCTCCAGCTGAGGCCACTGAAACACCAAAACTATCACCCGCACTTTGTCCATTTAAAATCACATCTGCATCAGCATCAGCACGCTTGGTGCCATTAACACCACCAAAGAAAATAAAGGCACTGCCGGAATCACTCGCAGAACTATTGTCATCATTCCACGCGCCAACAATTATATCGTCGATACCATCACCATTGAAGTCGCCAGCTGAGGCGACAGAAAAACCAAAGCTATCACCTGCACTTTGCCCGTCAAGAATGACATCAGCATCGGCATCGGCTCTTAGAGAGGGGTCTACCCAAAGAGGAAAATCAAAGTCCATATCTAGGTTGATCATTAATTTTAACTCATTATTAGAAACTTGGTAATGAATACCCCTAGTTAATGTTTCGAGGTTACCATCTACATATTCCGGTCGAGGAATTACAAAAAGGGTCTTCTCAATAGTTCCTTTATTAAGCTGCTGGTTTCGTTTTTTTAAAAATCTGCTGATTCGAGTTTGTAGTCCGTTATCCGAAATCTTGGAAAGTTCAGCTGAAGGATTTCTGGAATCAATAAGACGAACATCGTCATTATCTTCTAAAGAAAGATTCACACCCACGAATCTCCAGCGGATGACTTCTCCATCGGTATTGAGTGAATCTTTTCTAGGCAAATAAACAAATTCTCTTAATTGATTACTATCCGTATCATAGCGGTAAAGAATATCTTTACCCTTTCCCTTATAAACAAGGTAACGCCCAACAAGCTCACCTCTATAAGTTCCTTCAGATATTAAATACTGTTTAACCGTTTTATTTCTTGTCCTGATTTTTATAGGTGATCTGGAGTTTAAAAAAGGAGGAAAAACGATACGGGTCTTGCCACCAATGTTCACTCTTAAAGAAAAACCATCCCTACCTTTAATAAAAGGGCTCACATTCTCCCACTCAGGATCAAAAGCAAAAACATTCTTAGAATCAAAGGATCTTTTTTCAGCTTTAAGCAACTTTTCAAAAGACTTAGTTTGGGATATACCCCTGTCACTTTCAAATGACCAGGGGACAAGGTTTCCCCTAGTCATCATTACAGCTACAAAACACAAAAGTAGCAGGGTGATAATCTTATTGTAGTTTTTTTTAATCGTTTGATTCTGCTTCATTTATACGAGCTTTTTTGATCTGTAAAAAAGTTAAACTTTTAATATATATAACTTTAGTAAGACTATGGATTGCCCCACAGTCAGTGCCTGATTAACTCAAGGCATACTTGTCCCTAGGGTAATTTTCGACAAAAAATATTAAATCTTTATATATAACTTTTGAAATTTTTAGAGATGTGCTAAGGGTAAGAACGAAGGAATAAGGCTAAGGAATTTGTGAGCCGCAGTATAGACTAAATAAAAGAAAAAACCCCCGTGCTGATACAGCACGGGGGTTTTGTTTTTCAGTTTATTGCTACTTTTGTGATCCGACGAAATTGAGGCATGATCCAGATTTGAACCAGTTGATCTCTTTTTCATTGAGAGTGTGGTTCACCTGGATGGAGTCGCTCGAACCGTCTTCATGTTTGACAGTCAGTGTGACCGGTTTGCCGGGGGCCAACTGATCCAGTCCTTCACAGGTGATTCTGTCTTTGGGCTGAATCTTGTCATAATCCGAAGTATCCGCAAAAGTAAAGGGCAGGACAGCCTGCTTCTTCAGGTTCGCTTCAAAGATACGTGCGTAGGAGTTGGCTACAAATGCTCGACATCCCATATGGCGGGGTTCCATGGCCGCATGTTCACGACTGGAGCCTTCACCAACATTCTCCTGACCAAATGCTACCCAACCCAGTCCAGAATCTTTCAGGTTACGGGCTATTTTATTGAGCTCCTGGTTTTCCTCTCCTGTTACAGGATTATTACCTTTTCCTGTTTCGGAGTGGAATGCGTTTGTAGCACCGAGGAACATGTTGTTACTGATGTTGTCCAGATGACCGCGGAACTTCAACCACGGACCTGCCTGAGAAATATGGTCAGTTGTACATTTCCCACTTGCTTTAAACAATACCGGAAGATCTGTATAATCCGCGACCGGATCCTGTTTCGGGAACGGCTCAAGGAACGCGAGGCGTTCACTGGTTGGGCTTATAATAACTTCCCCAGACATGCTCGGCGCTTCATAACCAGCATCCTGAGGTGTGTACCCATTAGAAGGTAGAACCTCACCCGATGGTGGCTCAAATTTGAAATCGTTGCCGTCTTTGTCTTTCAACGTGTCGGTCAAAGGATTGAACTTCATCGAACCGCCAAATGCCATAGCAACAACCAACTCGGGGCTGCTGATGAATCCCAGTGTTTCGGGGTTGCCATCGTTACGCTTGGCGAAATTACGGTTGTAAGAGGTGAGAATGCTGTTTTTGTCACCTTTCTGGATATCATCCCGTTTCCACTGACCGATACAGGGGCCACAGGCATTAGCCAGGACAGTGCCGCCAACATCTTCAAACTCCTGCAATATACCGTCTCGTTTAATGGTCTGATAAATGGTTTCAGAGCCCGGTGTCACCATCAGGTTGGACTTTGCCTTGAGTCCAGCCGCTTTGGCCTGGCGGACCAGACTGACCGAACGGGTCATGTCTTCATAGCTGGAGTTGGTGCAGGAGCCGATCAAAGCAGCAGAAAGATCAGCAGGGTAACCTTTCTCATCCACTTCAGAGCTCATTGCTGAAACAGGACGACCAAGATCCGGTGTATGAGGTCCAACAATGTGCGGCTCAAGAGTATTCAGATCAATTTCATAGTACTCATCGTAGTATTTTTCAGGGTCTGCTTCAACTGATGGATCAGAACGCAAATGCTCGGCATACTCTTTACATAAATCAGCAATAGGCCCACGATCGGTAGCACGAAGATAAGGATCCATCATTTCGTCATAGCCAAAAGTTGAGGTGGTTGCGCCAATTTCAGCACCCATATTTGTAACCGTACCTTTACTGGTTGCACTCATGCTTCTTGCACCTTCACCAAAATACTCTAAAATTTTACCGGTTCCACCTTTAACTGTCAGCATGGTTGCCACTTTAAGAATGACATCTTTGGATGCGGTCCAGCCGTTCAGTTTTCCCGTTAGCTTAATTCCAACAAGTTGTGGCATTTTTGTCATGAAAGGTTGTCCAGTCATAACATCTACAGCGTCAGCACCACCCACACCAATTGCAATGGTACCCATTCCGCCAGCGTTTGGAGTGTGAGAGTCAGTTCCAATCATCATAGTACCGGGGCAAGCATAGTTCTCATAAACCACTTGATGGATAATCCCCGAACCGGGTTTCCAGAATCCCATGCCATATTTCATGGCGGCGGATTTCAAAAAGTCATAGACTTCTTTATTAGTTTCTTCTGCAGCTTTAAGGTCTGCCATGGCACCTGTATAAGCCTGGATCAGATGATCGCAGTGTACAGTAGTCGGAACAGCAACCTTTGGCATTTTAGCAGACATGAATTGAAGGATGGCCATTTGCGCAGTTGCATCCTGCATGGCTACACGGTCCGGACTAAGAAAAATATTGGAAACACCTCGCTCTAGTTTAGAATAGTCCGTATCGAGGCTCATATGAGTGTAAAGAATTTTTTCTACTATGGTTAAATCACGGCCCAAATTTTTACGTGCAGCATCACAAATGCTTGCGTAAGACTTAAACAGCTTTTCAATTGGAGCTAAT
Encoded proteins:
- a CDS encoding aconitate hydratase, which codes for MLMELAPIEKLFKSYASICDAARKNLGRDLTIVEKILYTHMSLDTDYSKLERGVSNIFLSPDRVAMQDATAQMAILQFMSAKMPKVAVPTTVHCDHLIQAYTGAMADLKAAEETNKEVYDFLKSAAMKYGMGFWKPGSGIIHQVVYENYACPGTMMIGTDSHTPNAGGMGTIAIGVGGADAVDVMTGQPFMTKMPQLVGIKLTGKLNGWTASKDVILKVATMLTVKGGTGKILEYFGEGARSMSATSKGTVTNMGAEIGATTSTFGYDEMMDPYLRATDRGPIADLCKEYAEHLRSDPSVEADPEKYYDEYYEIDLNTLEPHIVGPHTPDLGRPVSAMSSEVDEKGYPADLSAALIGSCTNSSYEDMTRSVSLVRQAKAAGLKAKSNLMVTPGSETIYQTIKRDGILQEFEDVGGTVLANACGPCIGQWKRDDIQKGDKNSILTSYNRNFAKRNDGNPETLGFISSPELVVAMAFGGSMKFNPLTDTLKDKDGNDFKFEPPSGEVLPSNGYTPQDAGYEAPSMSGEVIISPTSERLAFLEPFPKQDPVADYTDLPVLFKASGKCTTDHISQAGPWLKFRGHLDNISNNMFLGATNAFHSETGKGNNPVTGEENQELNKIARNLKDSGLGWVAFGQENVGEGSSREHAAMEPRHMGCRAFVANSYARIFEANLKKQAVLPFTFADTSDYDKIQPKDRITCEGLDQLAPGKPVTLTVKHEDGSSDSIQVNHTLNEKEINWFKSGSCLNFVGSQK